In Triticum aestivum cultivar Chinese Spring chromosome 5B, IWGSC CS RefSeq v2.1, whole genome shotgun sequence, the following proteins share a genomic window:
- the LOC123110274 gene encoding wall-associated receptor kinase 5, with the protein MHLTLQKQTPALVVMLYLKLIVVFLVMALAKPAGGAMSLALPGCPDRCGDVPIPYPFGIGAQCAAVSLSSFFNLDCKNTSHPLQPTVGGPADVAVNVADISLERGEMRVLIPVSYICFTSSATVSASNNDTVGFGLEDTPFLPSPGRNRFTVIGCNTLGLVGGFRGGTSQYLAGCYSYCDGASGASDDGAPCTGTGCCEASIPTNLTAFNVAFPINSSSVWGFNPCFYAMVAEVGWYRFQRRDLAGELGFINNRAKDGAPVIVNWAVRNGSCLEQINHACTSANSYCESASNGPGYLCHCSPGYQGNAYLNNGCQDIDECMLREQDPKYEESYPCRNGVCLNTPGGYDCKCNKRTKSDGTKFGCRPLYSRDEQLLIGLSVSAVVIISSACFLAMQLQRKKHKKEKDEYFKQNGGLMLYDEMRSRQVDTVRILTEKEIKIATDNYNEDRVLGCGGHGMVYKGTLDDLREVAIKKSKVINDDCRDEFVNEIIILSQINHRNIVRLLGCCLDIDVPVLVYEFVSNGTLYEFLHGSADHNLSPIPLDLRLKIATQSAEALAYLHSSTSRTILHGDVKSANILLDDQRHAKVADFGASALKSMDESEFIMLVQGTLGYLDPESFISHVLTDKSDVYSFGVVLLELITRKRALYADSSSKEKRSLSHSFLLMFHQNMHLKMLDSEIAEDAAAMVVVEKLAALAVHCLSARGDDRPTMKEVAERLQVLCRIEMHPAGDGDNDDVFCGSLET; encoded by the exons ATGCATCTAACCTTGCAGAAGCAAACACCAGCTCTGGTTGTAATGCTCTACCTGAAACTAATTGTAGTCTTCCTGGTGATGGCATTGGCAAAACCTGCGGGTGGTGCCATGTCCCTGGCGCTCCCAGGCTGCCCTGACAGGTGCGGTGATGTGCCCATCCCTTACCCCTTTGGCATCGGCGCACAGTGTGCCGCGGTCAGCCTCAGCAGCTTCTTCAATCTTGACTGCAAAAACACCTCCCACCCGCTGCAGCCGACGGTTGGGGGGCCAGCCGATGTGGCCGTCAACGTTGCTGATATTTCGCTGGAGCGCGGCGAGATGAGGGTGCTCATCCCTGTTAGCTACATCTGCTTCACATCAAGTGCAACCGTATCGGCGAGCAATAACGACACCGTGGGGTTCGGCCTGGAGGACACGCCGTTCCTCCCATCCCCTGGGCGCAACCGCTTTACGGTTATTGGCTGCAATACCCTGGGTCTTGTTGGTGGTTTCCGCGGAGGCACGAGCCAGTACCTCGCTGGCTGCTACTCCTACTGCGATGGTGCCAGTGGTGCGTCGGACGACGGAGCACCATGCACTGGGACGGGCTGCTGTGAGGCATCCATCCCGACCAACCTCACCGCCTTCAATGTGGCGTTCCCGATTAACAGTAGCAGTGTGTGGGGATTCAATCCATGCTTCTATGCCATGGTCGCCGAGGTCGGATGGTACAGGTTCCAGCGCCGTGACCTCGCTGGCGAGCTTGGGTTCATCAACAACAGGGCAAAGGATGGTGCACCTGTCATCGTGAACTGGGCGGTTAGGAACGGATCATGCCTGGAGCAAATAAACCACGCATGTACCAGTGCAAACAGTTACTGCGAGAGTGCGAGTAACGGACCTGGGTACTTGTGCCATTGCTCCCCTGGTTACCAGGGTAACGCCTACCTCAACAACGGTTGTCAAG ATATAGATGAATGCATGCTGCGTGAGCAGGACCCCAAATACGAGGAGTCGTATCCTTGCAGGAACGGAGTCTGTCTTAACACTCCGGGAGGCTATGATTGTAAATGCAACAAAAGAACCAAGTCTGATGGCACAAAATTCGGGTGTCGACCTCTGTATTCTCGAGATGAACAGCTATTAATAG GCCTGAGCGTTTCTGCCGTTGTGATAATATCCTCGGCATGCTTTTTGGCTATGCAATTACAAAGGAAAAAGCACAAGAAGGAGAAAGACGAGTATTTCAAACAAAATGGAGGGCTCATGTTATATGATGAGATGAGGTCAAGGCAGGTTGACACGGTCCGCATACTCACAGAAAAGGAGATCAAGATAGCCACTGACAACTACAACGAAGATCGAGTTCTTGGATGTGGCGGCCATggaatggtctacaagggtacttTGGATGACCTCAGAGAGGTTGCTATAAAGAAGTCCAAAGTGATCAATGATGATTGCAGGGACGAGTTTGTAAATGAGATCATAATCTTGTCGCAGATCAACCACCGGAACATCGTGAGGTTATTAGGCTGTTGCCTGGATATAGATGTCCCAGTGTTGGTATATGAGTTCGTCTCCAATGGGACACTATATGAATTTCTTCACGGCAGTGCTGATCACAATCTGTCACCAATTCCACTGGACCTTCGCCTGAAGATTGCGACACAATCAGCAGAAGCTCTTGCTTACCTGCACTCGTCGACATCCCGCACAATTTTGCACGGGGATGTCAAATCCGCCAACATTCTGCTCGACGATCAGCGCCACGCCAAGGTTGCAGACTTCGGAGCATCGGCGCTCAAGTCCATGGACGAAAGCGAGTTCATCATGCTCGTCCAGGGAACCCTCGGCTACCTCGACCCCGAGAGCTTCATCAGCCATGTCCTCACCGACAAGAGCGATGTCTACAGCTTCGGGGTCGTTCTCCTTGAGCTGATAACGAGGAAGAGGGCTCTCTATGCCGATAGCTCCTCCAAAGAGAAGAGATCCTTGTCCCATAGTTTTCTCCTGATGTTCCACCAGAACATGCACCTGAAGATGCTTGACTCTGAGATCGCAGAGGATGCCGCCGCTATGGTGGTCGTTGAGAAGCTCGCGGCCCTCGCCGTGCACTGCCTGAGCGCGAGAGGAGACGACAGGCCGACGATGAAGGAAGTCGCGGAGCGGCTGCAGGTGCTGTGCAGGATTGAGATGCATCCGGCCGGTGATGGTGACAACGATGATGTCTTCTGTGGGAGCTTGGAGACGTGA